The following is a genomic window from candidate division KSB1 bacterium.
AAACGGCTGACCCAGATTCTCATTGTTCTGTTTGGCGTCAGTGTTCTGACATTTGTATTTTACGCCCTTGCGCCCGGGGATGCTGTCAACCAATACGCTGCTCCCAATGTTTCAGCCGAGAGGCTAGATGACATTCGTCAGCAGTACGGCCTGGACAAGAGCATTCCGGTTCAGTATTTTCGCTGGCTTGGCAAGAGCCTGCAGGGAAACCTGGGCTATTCACTTGCCAAACATCAACCGGTTGCTGATGTGGTCAGAACGGCTATACCCGCAACGTTACGGCTTACCCTGGCTGCCCTTTGTCTGAACCTAATTTTGGGTACGCTATGGGGAGTCTTTGCAGCTGTTCACGCCAATCGTCTGACCGGCCGCATATTAAATATTGTGAGTATTCTTTTTATTTCAATTCCTGTTTTCTGGCTGTCGCTTGTCGCGCTCTATTTTTGTAGTCTCCGATGGGGATGGTATCAGGCTTTTAATACATTTTCAGCCGGATCAACATGGGCGCTGTATATAAACCGCTATTTACTGCCTGTCTTGATTCTGGGAACAGCAGGCGCGGCCGCTACCTGCCGATTCGTCAGGGAGAATATGATAGCAGCCCTGCACGAGCCGTATTGTCTTCAGGCCAGGGCCGCGGGACTGCCGAATCAACGGATTGTCCGGTATGCGCTTCGCAATGCTCTCTTGCCTTTGATCACTCAAACCGGATTGATTTTTCCTTTTTTGTTAGGCGGTTCCTTTATCATTGAGGTTATTTTTGCACTGCCGGGTATGGGACGCATTACCTATGATGCGATTTTTTCACGTGACATTCCGGTCATTCTTTCGGTGAATATGCTGTCTGCAGCCCTGGTTGTTTTCGGTAATGCATTAGCCGACATACTCTACAGACACATAGACCCGAGAATTTCATTAACATACTGATGCCATGAATAAAGTAAACGTACTCGTATACGCAGGCGCAATACTATTGCTGTTTATGACACTCGCATTTACGCTGGGTCCCCTGCTCTCAAACTATCAACCCGATCAAATCGATCCATCGGGCACCCGATTGAGCGCTCCGTCTGCAGATCATATTATGGGAACAGATCAGCTGGGGCGGGATGTGTTTGCGCGTGTTCTGCAAGGAGGCCGTATTTCAATGTTCATTGCATTGGGAGCCGGATTCTGTTGTTTGCTGCTCGGAAGCACCTATGGAGCGCTTTCAGGCTATATCGGCGGCCGCACCGATGCTGTATGCATGAGAATAGTTGATGTATTGCTGTCTTTTCCGGTACTGTATCTGGCGGTTACCATCATGGCTGTGGCGGGGATGGGACTCGCGCCTCTTGCCATGGTCATTGTTTTAACCTGCTGGATGGACATAGCCCGGCTGGTACGCGCAGACATTTTGTCCATAAAAACCCGTCCCTATATAACCAAAGCGCTTGCCTCCGGTTATGGTTTAAATCGGGTTTTGTTTGTTCACATATTACCGAATGTGCTTCCGACACTGCTGGCAATTGCCCTTTTGCGAATAGCCGAAATCATTATGCTGGAATCTGCTCTCAGTTATCTCGGACTGGGTGTGCAGCCGCCTGCAGCGAGTTTGGGTTCAATAATCAGCGACGGGCGAATGTACCTGGCGACTGCATGGTGGATTACCGTGTTTCCGGGTGCAGCAATTGTTTTGACCACCGTTGGGCTGTATCTGCTCGGCGAGGGATTGCACAAGCGAAAAAGAGGTGAGCTATTTCTGACGATAGAACATTTAAAAGTTTATTTTAAAAATAACAAACGTGTGATCAAGGCTGTAGATCATATCAGTTTCACAATTCAGCCCAGGCAGACTTTTGCTCTGGTCGGAGAATCCGGCAGCGGCAAATCAGTCACTGCGGCATCGAT
Proteins encoded in this region:
- a CDS encoding dipeptide/oligopeptide/nickel ABC transporter permease/ATP-binding protein, translated to MNKVNVLVYAGAILLLFMTLAFTLGPLLSNYQPDQIDPSGTRLSAPSADHIMGTDQLGRDVFARVLQGGRISMFIALGAGFCCLLLGSTYGALSGYIGGRTDAVCMRIVDVLLSFPVLYLAVTIMAVAGMGLAPLAMVIVLTCWMDIARLVRADILSIKTRPYITKALASGYGLNRVLFVHILPNVLPTLLAIALLRIAEIIMLESALSYLGLGVQPPAASLGSIISDGRMYLATAWWITVFPGAAIVLTTVGLYLLGEGLHKRKRGELFLTIEHLKVYFKNNKRVIKAVDHISFTIQPRQTFALVGESGSGKSVTAASILKLVPPSGRMQGNVIWKNQNIAAFTEKQMQRIRGGQIGLVLQDPLSALNPVICIGKQIAEVIRFHNHLSKKESKRKALELMQRVYLSPPDQYFSMYAHELSGGLRQRALIAIALAANPELLIADEPTTALDVSVQQQILLLLSELKKEMQLSILLITHDLGVVSQIAEHVAVMYAGKIVEIAAKEALFANPQHPYTQMLFKAIPGFYHLSDANQTNTYSEKKHKITGTGCSFVQRCPESMPICSQAPQLKPVNKNHSCACHQRNSHE
- a CDS encoding ABC transporter permease, with translation MQKPVQRYPITTFYSIVIYKDTMMNNRSKLKIPWLVKRLTQILIVLFGVSVLTFVFYALAPGDAVNQYAAPNVSAERLDDIRQQYGLDKSIPVQYFRWLGKSLQGNLGYSLAKHQPVADVVRTAIPATLRLTLAALCLNLILGTLWGVFAAVHANRLTGRILNIVSILFISIPVFWLSLVALYFCSLRWGWYQAFNTFSAGSTWALYINRYLLPVLILGTAGAAATCRFVRENMIAALHEPYCLQARAAGLPNQRIVRYALRNALLPLITQTGLIFPFLLGGSFIIEVIFALPGMGRITYDAIFSRDIPVILSVNMLSAALVVFGNALADILYRHIDPRISLTY